Proteins from a genomic interval of Halopseudomonas litoralis:
- a CDS encoding Mrp/NBP35 family ATP-binding protein: MSVSQFNPQDPLALAPADCDRGHACQFCPEEPSCRLDKGHHEKLVLDSRLTRIDQIIMVMANKGGVGKSTVSANIAAGLAAQGYRVGVADADIHGPNQSRFFGFVGERVRISKRGLSPLAFNASGLAHPIQVGSLAFMMESDDTPIVWRDSYKHDFMHHLIGSFDWGELDFLIIDMPPGTGNELITLSDLLEGQNVAAVLVTTPQEVALMDSLKAVRFCQERGMPLLGVVENMAGVTCPHCSGEFHLFPRDHLAEALDKAGVASLAQVPFSLALASGSDSGQPIVLDAPESAEARAFSLAVNACVDQAKANFAAAAADSLKAMNQEAQQAPELEQALAAVPEEQRDALRSELAALLGNQPLPSAGHDGSPR, from the coding sequence ATGTCGGTTTCCCAGTTCAACCCGCAGGACCCGCTGGCACTCGCGCCGGCGGACTGTGACCGCGGTCACGCCTGCCAGTTCTGTCCCGAAGAGCCAAGCTGCCGGCTGGACAAGGGCCACCACGAGAAGCTGGTACTGGACTCGCGCCTGACCCGCATCGACCAGATCATCATGGTCATGGCCAACAAGGGCGGCGTGGGCAAGAGCACGGTGTCGGCCAACATCGCCGCCGGGCTGGCAGCCCAAGGCTACCGCGTGGGCGTTGCCGATGCGGATATCCACGGTCCCAACCAGAGCCGCTTCTTCGGCTTTGTCGGCGAGCGCGTGCGTATCAGCAAGCGCGGCCTGTCGCCGCTGGCCTTCAATGCATCCGGCCTCGCGCATCCCATTCAGGTCGGCTCGCTGGCCTTCATGATGGAAAGTGACGACACGCCCATCGTCTGGCGCGACTCCTACAAGCACGACTTCATGCACCACCTGATCGGCTCCTTCGACTGGGGCGAGCTGGACTTTCTGATCATCGATATGCCACCGGGTACCGGCAACGAGCTGATCACCCTGTCCGACCTGCTGGAAGGCCAGAACGTCGCCGCCGTGCTGGTCACCACGCCCCAGGAAGTGGCGCTGATGGACAGCCTCAAGGCCGTGCGCTTCTGCCAGGAGCGCGGCATGCCGTTGCTCGGCGTGGTCGAGAACATGGCCGGCGTCACCTGCCCGCACTGCAGCGGCGAGTTCCACCTGTTCCCGCGTGATCATCTGGCCGAGGCTCTGGACAAGGCCGGGGTTGCCTCATTGGCCCAGGTGCCGTTTTCGCTGGCGCTGGCCAGCGGCTCGGACAGCGGCCAGCCGATCGTGCTCGACGCACCCGAGAGCGCCGAGGCCCGGGCGTTCAGCCTGGCGGTCAACGCCTGTGTCGATCAGGCCAAGGCCAACTTCGCCGCAGCGGCGGCGGATTCGCTGAAAGCCATGAACCAGGAAGCCCAACAGGCGCCGGAACTGGAACAGGCACTCGCCGCGGTACCGGAGGAGCAGCGCGATGCCCTGCGCAGCGAACTGGCAGCCCTGCTGGGCAACCAGCCACTGCCCTCTGCCGGGCACGACGGCAGCCCACGCTGA
- a CDS encoding ethylbenzene dehydrogenase-related protein codes for MKLKSMLRSSLALLVACAAGVALAEHPEANPNVLEIKPGDTIKVARLPDNIYLRSQNDPDDLIWQRIPTYRTHVFPAPPVHQSVALRFDDGAMRGKHLYFQVARTSERFYVRLHWKDHTEDRTSEVDAFGDGVAVQYALNGTDTSYMMGSGPEKPVNIWYWRADQRDVENLAAGGFGSTTRLPEQSVSGDGLYVSQQIAQDNEWQVVMSRPLEPASKHEVDFKQGMVPLSFAVWQGSDNERDGNKRVTHTWILLDTSDSKR; via the coding sequence ATGAAACTGAAATCCATGCTGCGCAGCTCCCTGGCCCTGCTGGTCGCCTGCGCCGCCGGCGTTGCCCTGGCCGAGCACCCGGAAGCCAACCCCAACGTGCTGGAAATCAAGCCGGGTGACACCATCAAGGTGGCCCGCCTGCCCGACAATATCTACCTGCGCAGCCAGAACGATCCTGACGATCTGATCTGGCAGCGCATCCCGACCTACCGCACCCATGTGTTCCCGGCGCCGCCGGTGCACCAGTCGGTAGCGCTGCGTTTCGACGACGGCGCCATGCGCGGCAAGCACCTGTACTTCCAGGTGGCACGCACCAGCGAACGCTTCTATGTGCGCCTGCACTGGAAGGATCACACCGAGGACCGTACCAGCGAAGTCGACGCCTTCGGCGATGGCGTTGCGGTACAGTACGCGCTGAACGGCACCGACACCTCCTACATGATGGGCAGCGGGCCGGAAAAACCGGTGAATATCTGGTACTGGCGCGCCGACCAGCGCGACGTCGAAAATCTCGCCGCCGGCGGTTTCGGCAGCACCACCCGGTTGCCCGAGCAGAGCGTGTCCGGTGACGGCCTGTATGTATCCCAGCAGATTGCCCAGGATAATGAATGGCAGGTGGTTATGTCCCGCCCGCTGGAGCCGGCCAGCAAACATGAAGTTGATTTCAAGCAAGGCATGGTTCCCCTGTCCTTTGCTGTCTGGCAGGGAAGCGACAACGAGCGCGATGGCAACAAGCGCGTTACCCATACCTGGATTCTGCTGGACACCAGCGACAGCAAACGCTGA